CAGCAGCAGGACGAAGGGCAGCCAGGCCAGGACCGGGATCTGCACCAGCGCATTGAAGGTGGGCAGGATGTAGGCTTCCAGTGGACGCCACAATCCCATCGCGGCGCCCAGCGCCAGGCCCAGCGCGCTGCCGGCCGCGAAGCCCACCAGCACGCGCTGCATGCTGGCTTGCACGTTCAGCCAGAGGTCGCCGCTGCTGTAGAGATCCTGCAAGGTCAGCCAGACGAAGCCGGGCGAGGGCAGCACCTGCGGCGAGATCCAGCCCTGCGATGCGCCCAGCTGCCAAAGCGCGAGCAGGGCCAGCGGCAGCAGCCAGGGCAGCAGGCGGCCGCCGGCGTTGCGCAGCAGGGCGGCAGGCGCCAGGCGCGGGCCGCGCCGCGCGGACGCAAATGGGGCGTTAAGCGTGTTTCCCGACATGGCGGCTCCTTATCGTGCGGCGGCGCTGGCCTGGCGCTCGCCCGCGGCCGGCTGGCCTTGCGCATTGAACGCGGTCCAGCGGGCGGCAAGATTGGCCTTCTGCAAGGCGGCGTCGAGGTAGCGCGGCTCGAACCAGCCGTCCACGCTCACGGGACGGCGGATCAGCTTCAATTTCAGCGCGTCGTCCGCCACGGCCTGGTAGCGCGCGGCGAGGAACTCGTCCAGCAGCGGCGAATTGCGCACGGCTAGCACTTCGCCGTCGAACTCTGCCTGCCAGGACGCGTAAGGCGTGCCGCTGCGCGCCCAGATATTGAAGAGCGCATCGCGGTTCTGCTCGTCCGAGGACCATTGCGCCGCACGCACGAACACGTCGACCACGCGCTGCACGGCTTCGGGATTCTCCTTTTCGAAATCCTCGCGCACCAGCAGCGACGCCTGGCGCGTGAACGAGGGATCCTGGCCCTTGGTCGAATAGATGATGCGCGCCAGGCCTTGGTCGCGCAGCTTGAAGTATTCATAGCCGCCGAAGGCCGCATCCACGCCGTTGGAGACCAGCGCCGCTTGCGCGCTGCCGGTGTCGAGGTTCACGCCCTTGATGTCGCGTTCGGTCAGCTGGCGCGAGGCCAGCACGTTGATGGCGACCAGATGGCCGTTGGTGCCGCGGAAGATCGACACCTTGCGGTCCTTCAGGTCGTCCAGCGATTGCAGCGGGGAGTCCTTGGGCGTGGAGACGTACAGGTTGTTGCGCACGCCGCTGCCCAACAGGATGCGGGTCTTCAACCCGTTGGAGCGGCCCACCACCGACGGCAGGTCGCCCTGGTAGGCGAAATCGATCTGCTTGTTCGAGAGCGCTTCGTTGACCGCGGGGCCTGCGCCCTTGAAGAACAGCCACTGTACTTCGGTGCCGGTGCCCTTGAAGGCTTCCTCCAGCCAGTTGTTGGCGCGCGCCACGCCGCCCGGCGAGCCGCCCCAGGTGATGGGGTCGCCGCCGCCGGCGGTCGCCACGCCGATGCGGACCACGTCGGGCGCGGCCAGGGAGGCGAGGCTGACGGCGCACAAGGCTGCGCCCAGCATCAGGCGTGAAATCAGGCTGCGGGGAGAGAGCAGGGTGCGCATGGTCGTTCCGTATATCGATGATGAAAGACAGGTCCGGGCTGGCAGGCGCCGGCCGCGGGCAGGACTAGGCGCCCGCCGGCATGTGCCGGCGGGCGGGATTGCGGGTACGCGATAAGGTCAGGCCGCGCGCTTTTCGGCGCGCGCCTGCAGCTTCTGTTCGATGCGCGTGCCCTTGAAAAAGTCGGGATGCGCCTGGGTGTAGAAGCGGTATGGGTTGTCGAACACCAGGGCCTTGAAATCCGCCGCGGAGATCACGCCGTCTTCCACCAGGTCCCAGCTTTCGGCCAGCGGCTCGGTCAGGTCCGGCACGTCCCAATGGCCGACGTCGGAGGACCAGATCGCGTTGAGCTTGGTGTTCAGCGGATTGGCGCGGTCGTTGAAGGCCGCCCCTATGGTCCGGTCGTCGGCCTCCGAGCCGAAATAGAAGCTGTCGACCCAGCGCTTGCGGATGTCCTCTACGTTTTCGATGCCGGCCGCGGCGAAGTCGTCGAGTTCATCGCCCTGGGGGTCGCGGCTGTGGTGCAGCGCCGACAGGCCCAGGCTGTCTCGCAACAGGGTGTCCTTGTTGAGCTCGCGCCCATTGAGCAGGTCCGCGCCGTAGCGTTCGAACAGGTCCGCCAGCAGCTCCACGTCCGCGTTGGCCGGGTTGTATTGCTGCACGGCGTTGCGGTTGCGCTTTTCCCAGCGGTCCACCAGGTGCGCGTACACATGCGCGCCCCAGTCGGCGCCGCCTTCCAGCAAGGCCACGCGCAGGTTCGGAAAGCGCCGCGTCACGCCGCCAAAGAAGAGCGCCTTGGCAAAGGCCTGGGAACCGTCGGCGAAGTGGCCGATATGGTTGAACATGTAATTGCTGATGGAGTGACGCCCGGTCCAGCCCTGGCTGCCGTAGTGGGTGGCCAGCGGCACGCCCAGCTCCACCGCCTTGGCCCAGAACGGGTCGTAGTCGTACTCGCTGTCCAGGCCGAAGAAATCCACATAGGACGCATGCCGCGCGATCTCCGGGAATTCGGCGGGCGGGTACTTGTCGGCGATGGCCTTGATCGGCCGGCGCACGCCGCCCGGGATGTTGGCCACCTTCAGCCCCAGCGTCTTGACCGCGAATTCGAGTTCCTCGATGGCTTCCTGCGGCGTGTTCAGCGGAATGCCTGCCACGGGCGTCAGGCGGTCGCTGTACTTGCGGTACTGGTCCGCATGGAAGTGGTTGATGGCGCGGTGCAGCGGCTGGCGATACTCGTCGCCCGCGCCCAGCGGCGCCAGCACGTCGTT
The sequence above is drawn from the Achromobacter xylosoxidans genome and encodes:
- a CDS encoding amidohydrolase family protein — encoded protein: MNDRLHRTQASRSAAIKAKLDYPVIDTDVHVNDYAPVLEDYIQHYGGSKLVDVLRKTQGSRFATKSQGKDWYQQTPEERQRNRTLRSPWWARVTRNTLDLATVTLPELLYERLEEQGSDYSILFPNDVLAPLGAGDEYRQPLHRAINHFHADQYRKYSDRLTPVAGIPLNTPQEAIEELEFAVKTLGLKVANIPGGVRRPIKAIADKYPPAEFPEIARHASYVDFFGLDSEYDYDPFWAKAVELGVPLATHYGSQGWTGRHSISNYMFNHIGHFADGSQAFAKALFFGGVTRRFPNLRVALLEGGADWGAHVYAHLVDRWEKRNRNAVQQYNPANADVELLADLFERYGADLLNGRELNKDTLLRDSLGLSALHHSRDPQGDELDDFAAAGIENVEDIRKRWVDSFYFGSEADDRTIGAAFNDRANPLNTKLNAIWSSDVGHWDVPDLTEPLAESWDLVEDGVISAADFKALVFDNPYRFYTQAHPDFFKGTRIEQKLQARAEKRAA
- a CDS encoding ABC transporter substrate-binding protein — protein: MRTLLSPRSLISRLMLGAALCAVSLASLAAPDVVRIGVATAGGGDPITWGGSPGGVARANNWLEEAFKGTGTEVQWLFFKGAGPAVNEALSNKQIDFAYQGDLPSVVGRSNGLKTRILLGSGVRNNLYVSTPKDSPLQSLDDLKDRKVSIFRGTNGHLVAINVLASRQLTERDIKGVNLDTGSAQAALVSNGVDAAFGGYEYFKLRDQGLARIIYSTKGQDPSFTRQASLLVREDFEKENPEAVQRVVDVFVRAAQWSSDEQNRDALFNIWARSGTPYASWQAEFDGEVLAVRNSPLLDEFLAARYQAVADDALKLKLIRRPVSVDGWFEPRYLDAALQKANLAARWTAFNAQGQPAAGERQASAAAR